A portion of the Acidobacteriota bacterium genome contains these proteins:
- the npdG gene encoding NADPH-dependent F420 reductase, translated as MPNVHPNKRIAIIGGTGDQGKGLALRWAQAGFDIIVGSRAAERASDAAKEMKEILAKAGFTDAAVSGAHNTEAAASSSLVVLTVPFAAQIATLKEIRDKLPSGSILIDVTVPLEPAVGGKPTRVLGVWAGSAAEQCKEQVPDTVTVVSAFHNVGAESLIDLSHEVECDVIVCGDKKEAKEAVRPLVDAIRGCRFVDGGPLANSRTVEAITALLIGINIRYKGHTGIRITGI; from the coding sequence ATGCCAAATGTACACCCCAACAAACGAATTGCAATTATCGGCGGGACGGGCGATCAGGGCAAAGGGCTTGCGCTACGTTGGGCCCAAGCCGGATTCGACATCATTGTCGGTTCTCGCGCAGCCGAACGCGCCTCGGACGCCGCCAAGGAAATGAAAGAAATTTTGGCGAAGGCAGGTTTCACCGATGCAGCCGTCAGCGGCGCGCATAACACGGAAGCCGCCGCCAGCTCTTCCCTCGTTGTCTTGACCGTCCCTTTCGCTGCGCAAATTGCCACCTTGAAAGAAATCCGCGACAAACTGCCGTCCGGTTCAATTTTGATTGATGTCACAGTGCCGCTGGAACCGGCAGTCGGCGGCAAACCCACACGCGTGCTGGGCGTTTGGGCAGGCTCAGCAGCGGAACAGTGTAAAGAACAAGTGCCCGACACCGTCACAGTCGTTTCGGCATTTCACAACGTTGGCGCGGAATCATTGATTGATCTTTCGCACGAAGTCGAATGCGATGTGATCGTCTGCGGCGACAAGAAAGAAGCCAAAGAAGCCGTTCGCCCATTGGTTGATGCCATCCGCGGTTGCCGGTTTGTTGACGGCGGCCCGCTGGCAAATTCTCGAACCGTCGAAGCGATTACGGCGCTGCTGATTGGCATCAACATTCGCTACAAAGGCCACACCGGAATCCGTATCACCGGAATCTAA
- a CDS encoding chromate transporter: MSEKVEITESKTSLVAMLTGSFRWLREWIASQFVPAESAVEWRALAKAFLRLGMTGFGGGIAVISQIRRLVVHQKQWMTEEEFLDAVSLAQSLPGANAANATAYVGLKLGGFRGAVVSVVSFITPSFVMMIGLTVAHSYLYKFPDAQRIFQGFNAAVVGLIAATVTRLGKTAMQQQWHLELGVVAGFMLIFTTTTIAEVVLIAGMVGIFIQFYKTRARQQIRQKLRKEHQVTAREVAVEQQARQHAADLIESKDKLADDYKVEVSLPTRQTDSEKEEKRPSKAFPKTDPASDNQSTDQGSAEGQTVEDGHQPFLPIAGKKGVTTKLPKSPSKLQSFAPLAFLPFMLGMLLLNWSAVLSKLLTIWKLAMIFLRVGTVTFGGGFVMIPQIETDIVEVHHWMDHQTFADGMAFGQITPGPVLITATFIGYRVAGPVGALTTTIAAFLPSFIMAIIAGASLNRFRTNFLVQSFLAGVAPAVVGMLAAAGVSLAKSGLNSPLSYGVATLAFLLMLRAKLNPVVIIFGCGLVQWAVARGLIG; the protein is encoded by the coding sequence GTGAGTGAAAAAGTCGAGATAACCGAATCCAAAACGTCGCTGGTGGCAATGCTGACAGGCAGCTTTCGTTGGCTGCGCGAATGGATTGCCAGCCAGTTTGTCCCTGCCGAATCCGCGGTCGAATGGCGTGCATTGGCCAAGGCGTTTCTGAGATTGGGAATGACGGGATTTGGCGGAGGCATCGCCGTCATTTCGCAAATTCGTCGTTTGGTGGTTCATCAGAAACAGTGGATGACCGAAGAGGAGTTCCTGGATGCTGTTTCCCTGGCGCAAAGCCTGCCCGGCGCGAACGCTGCAAATGCGACGGCCTATGTGGGATTGAAACTGGGCGGGTTTCGCGGCGCAGTGGTTTCGGTCGTCAGCTTCATTACACCTTCGTTTGTGATGATGATCGGGCTGACTGTTGCACACAGCTATTTGTACAAATTCCCGGATGCGCAACGCATCTTTCAGGGATTCAATGCCGCCGTCGTCGGTTTGATTGCCGCGACGGTCACCAGGCTCGGCAAAACGGCGATGCAACAGCAGTGGCACCTGGAATTGGGCGTCGTCGCGGGATTCATGCTGATCTTCACGACCACCACCATCGCCGAAGTCGTGTTGATCGCCGGGATGGTCGGCATCTTCATCCAGTTTTACAAAACGCGCGCTCGCCAGCAGATTCGGCAGAAACTTCGCAAAGAGCATCAAGTCACTGCGCGCGAAGTTGCCGTGGAACAACAGGCGCGGCAACACGCCGCAGATTTGATCGAAAGCAAAGATAAACTGGCTGACGATTACAAAGTCGAAGTTTCGCTGCCGACCAGACAAACCGACAGCGAGAAGGAAGAAAAACGACCGAGCAAAGCCTTCCCGAAGACCGACCCGGCTTCTGACAACCAGTCCACAGACCAGGGCAGTGCGGAAGGGCAAACTGTTGAAGATGGTCATCAACCTTTTCTTCCCATCGCAGGGAAAAAAGGAGTCACCACCAAATTGCCCAAATCGCCGAGCAAACTTCAAAGTTTCGCGCCCCTGGCGTTTTTGCCTTTCATGTTGGGAATGCTGTTGTTGAATTGGTCTGCTGTGTTGTCGAAACTGCTGACGATTTGGAAGCTGGCCATGATCTTTTTGCGGGTTGGCACCGTCACCTTTGGCGGAGGCTTTGTGATGATTCCGCAAATTGAAACCGACATCGTCGAAGTGCATCACTGGATGGATCATCAAACGTTTGCCGACGGCATGGCCTTTGGCCAGATCACCCCCGGCCCTGTGCTGATTACGGCGACGTTTATCGGATACAGAGTAGCAGGGCCAGTGGGAGCGCTTACCACGACCATCGCCGCCTTTCTGCCTTCGTTTATCATGGCGATCATCGCCGGAGCTTCGCTCAATCGGTTCCGCACCAATTTCCTGGTGCAATCCTTTCTGGCCGGCGTGGCTCCGGCAGTGGTCGGCATGCTCGCCGCCGCCGGAGTCAGTTTGGCGAAATCCGGTTTGAATTCACCGCTCAGTTACGGCGTGGCAACCCTGGCGTTTTTGTTGATGCTTCGCGCAAAGCTGAATCCGGTGGTGATTATTTTTGGTTGCGGATTGGTGCAATGGGCGGTGGCGCGCGGGCTGATTGGGTGA
- a CDS encoding phytanoyl-CoA dioxygenase family protein — MSSYLASSQIDAYQRDGFLVVENFASVDECNALKHRAEELVAAFDPQGVISIFTTKEQTRLSDDYFLESGDKVRFFFEEDAFNADGSLRQSKERSINKIGHALHDLEPVFDRFSRKPELATIAEQIGLRQPLLLQSMYIFKQPNIGGEVTCHQDATFLYTEPMTVTGFWFALEDATLENGCLWAIPGGHKLGLKKRFSRAETGGTKIDVLDGSPWPNNLLVPLEVKAGTLVLLHGLLPHMSQANRSPKSRHAYAVHVVDGSAEYPAENWLRRELPARGF; from the coding sequence ATGAGTTCTTACCTGGCTTCTTCGCAAATTGACGCTTATCAACGCGACGGTTTTCTGGTCGTCGAAAACTTTGCCAGCGTGGATGAATGCAACGCGCTGAAACACCGCGCGGAGGAATTAGTCGCCGCGTTCGATCCACAAGGCGTAATTTCGATCTTCACCACCAAAGAACAAACGCGCCTGAGCGATGATTACTTTTTGGAATCGGGCGACAAGGTGCGATTCTTTTTTGAAGAAGACGCGTTTAACGCCGACGGCAGTTTGCGACAAAGCAAAGAGCGCTCAATTAACAAAATCGGCCACGCGCTGCACGACCTGGAACCGGTGTTTGACCGATTTTCGCGCAAACCGGAGTTGGCGACGATAGCCGAACAGATCGGGTTGCGGCAACCGCTCTTGCTGCAATCCATGTATATTTTCAAACAGCCGAACATTGGCGGCGAAGTCACTTGCCATCAGGACGCGACCTTTTTGTACACCGAACCGATGACCGTCACCGGATTCTGGTTCGCGCTGGAAGACGCGACGTTGGAAAACGGCTGTCTATGGGCGATTCCGGGCGGACACAAACTTGGTTTGAAGAAACGGTTTTCCCGTGCCGAAACCGGCGGAACCAAAATTGATGTGTTGGATGGTTCGCCCTGGCCGAATAATTTGTTGGTTCCGCTGGAAGTCAAAGCCGGAACTTTGGTTTTGCTGCACGGATTGTTGCCGCACATGAGCCAGGCCAATCGTTCGCCGAAATCACGCCACGCTTATGCGGTGCATGTCGTGGATGGTTCGGCGGAATATCCAGCGGAAAATTGGCTGCGGCGAGAGTTGCCTGCTCGCGGGTTTTAG